GAAGCTTCCTCGTAGTCGCGGGACGTGGCGGCCGCCGGCAAGGCGGCGTACTCCTGGATGCGCCCGGCCAGCTGGTTGTCCCGGACGAACAGCTCGTAGGCACCGGTGTTGATCAGGAATCCCGGGGGTACCGGCGCGCCCGCCCGAACGAGTTCGCCCAGCCCGGCACCCTTGCCGCCCGCCGTCGCGACGTCCTCCCGGCCGACCTCGCTGAAATCATTGATGTAAACCATGACCGCGGTGCCTCCTATCCGGCCGGGCCTTCCCGGCAGCCCCTGATTCACAACATACTGGCACGCGCGCCGGCATCAGGCCACGCCGGGCTTTTCCAGTGCCGGACCTGTCCTAAGACCCTTCCGCCACCACGCCCGGGTCCCTAGTGTGGGTCCCATGGCTGACGCATTTTCCTCCCTCGTGGAGACGTTCAGGAACGTGGGTGTGGCGCGGGCTTACGGCGCCCCGGTGCAGATCGGGGGCGAGGAATTGATTCCCGTGGCGCTGGTCTCCTTCGGCTTCGGCGGCGGGGGTGACTCCGGTCCGGAGGGCGCAAACGCGTCCGCGGAAGGCGGCGGGGGCGGGGGCTTCGTGCTTCCGCTCGGCGCCTACCTGACGAACGGGCAGGGCCGGGTGGTGTTCCGCGCCAATACGCTGGCGGTTCTGGTGGGGCTGGTCCCGGTGGTGTGCGCCGTGGGAATGTCCGTTCGCGGCGTGCTCAAGGCGGTCACCGCAAGCCGGCGGTAGCCCTGATCCACTCCAGTTCGTAGGGAACGGAAGCCGACAGGTTCAGGTAGGTGGGGGCCGGCGGCAGCTCTATCGCATTCGTCACCCCGATCAGCTTCTGGTCGCCGTGGTCTGACCAGATGACGGGGCCGCCGCTGTCGCCGCGGTTCGCTGACGTGTGCGGCGAATACGTGCAGAACTGCCAGGGTCCGGCGATATCCGGGCACGCCTCAGCAGGGACTGCTGTGAGGGTGGTTTCAACCAGCCGGGGCGCGGGATCGCACTGTACCGCGAGGTTGAACGGGTCGCCTGTACAGCCATAACCGGCCACGGTGACCTCTGCCCCGACGGGAGCCGGCTTGGACGCCAACTCGATGGTGGGCTCGGACACGGCCGACTCGAGGAAGAGCAAGGCTATATCGTCCTTGATCCTGGCGGGGTCGTAGTGCGGCATGGGAACGGCTGTCGCCACCCCGATGGTGTACTCGGAGCGTTTCTGGCCATAGTGGAATGTCACGGCGATGGCGGACGGGCTGCGTCCGTTGTTGCGGATGCAGTGCGCCGCCGTGACCACGGTGTCTTCCGCGATCAAAGATCCGGTGCAGGAAGCAATTCCTTCCGGGTAGGCCAGTTCCAACCTGACGGCCCACGCGTACTCGTCGGAGTCCGCCCTGCTCCCGTTATAGACGGCCAGCGCCGGAGCGGCTGAGGATGCCGCAAGGACTGCCGCGAAGAGCGCCGACAGCAGCGGCGACATTAATCGCCGGCGCCGGCGCCCGAAGCGTGAGGAGATTCCTTCTCCGGTGCGGGCCGTGGTCTGCGGGGGGATTCTTTTGCGCATGAGGGTGCTCCTCATCATTGCCTGAAGATATATCGCGGATGTGGTGGAGGAACCATGACGTACCGGGTTCCCGGGGATCACACATCTGCCCCCAGTCGCAGCACCATAACTCTGCTCCTCCGCGCGTGCGGCCGTCAAGGCATGTTGCATGCAGGCGGGCAGGTCCCGGGCAGCGGCAGGGCGCCGGCGGCCAGCAGCCAGGCGGCGGCGGTCAGGCGGCGCGTACCTCGACCTCACCGGGCAGGGCCGCATCGGCACCGAAGACCAGGTATCGGTTAGCGATCTTCTCACTGAAGAACCTGTCGTGGCTGACCACTACCACGGCGCCAGGGAAGTGCATAAGCGCCCGTTCCATGACCTGCGTGCTGGACAAGTCAAGGTGGTTGGTGGGCTCGTCCAGCAACAGGACCGACGCGCCGGACAGCAGGCACTGTGCCATGGCCACGCGCGCTTTTTGGCCGCCGGAGAGGTTTCCGATTTTCTGTTTGAGGTCCGCTTCGGAGAACTGGAACATCGCCAGGAACCTGTTGACTGACTTCCGGGTGGCGCTAAAGGCCAGGCTGTCCGGCAGCGCGTTGACTGCATGCGAAACAGTGTCGGCGTCGTCGAGCTCCTCAAGCATCCGGTTGTACGACACGAAGCCGGGCCCCTTGGCCCAGGAGACGACGCCGGCGTCTGCTTCCTCTTCCCCGGTCAACACCTTCAAAAGCGTGGACTTGCCGCTGCCGTTGGCTCCCAGGACCACGATCCGGTTGCCGCGCCTGATCTCGAAGCCAAGTCCGGTGAAGAGCGCCTTGTCCCCGTACGACTTGCCCAGTCCCTCGACGCGGCAGAGGACGTCCTTGACGTGCAGGCCGCCGTAGATCTCGGTGACGATCTGGTCCACCGGACGGGGTGTGCGGGACTTCTTGATTTTGGCCAGCTGGTTTCCCAGACCGCGGCTTGCGGCCTTGGCGGCTTCACGGCGGTCGGCGATCCCTTCAGCCTCAAACGCCAGCAGTTCGGATTCGTGCACAAACTGCTGCTCGAGGGACTTGAGGCGGAACTGCTTTTGCACGATGTATTCGCCAAAGTTTCCTGGGTACTCGTGCAGGTGGAAGTTCTCCACTTCAATGATTCTGGTGACGACGGCGTCGAGGAACTTCCGGTCGTGCGAGACGATGATCGCGGCGCCCTTGAAGTCACGGAACCAGCTCTCGAGCCATTCAACGCCGGCAACGTCCAGGAAGTTGGTGGGCTCGTCCAGGAGCAACACGTCCGGGTCTTCCAGGAGGATCTTTGCCAGCGCGGCCCGGTTGCGCCAGCCGCCGGACAGTTCGTCGATGGCGCACACGCGGTGGGCGTCGCTGAAACCCAGCGTTGTCAGGACCTTGTCGATCCGCCGGGGGTAGTCCCAGCCGTCGAGGCGGTCCATGTCCTCGAACAGTTCGGCCTGGCGGGCGATCAACCGGTCAAGTTCTGCACCCGCAGGGTCCCCGGCGATCGCGGTGTCGATGGACGCCAGTTCTGCTTCGACGGCCTTGATCTCCGAGAACAGCCCGTCGAGGACGTCCGTAATGGTTGATGCCCCGTTGAGTTCGGAGAACTGGGAAAAGTAGCCGATCCGTGTTCCCGGCTCCACTGTGACCGTCCCGGACTCCGGGGTAATCCGGTCAAGGATCAGCTGGAGCATGGTGGTCTTGCCGGAACCGTTCTTCCCGATGAGGCCCACCCTGTCGCGCGGTTCAAGACGGAAGAAGGCCTCACGCAGTATCTGGGTGTTGTCGAATCGCACGCTGACATCTTGCAGCCGGACAAGGCTCATTGCTGCTGTCCTCTCGAGGGGTGGTTCACGGGTGCGCAGTGCCGGGCCGGCAATGGGAAAGCTCCCCCACCCGGCGCTGGCGCCGGATGAGGGAGCTTGTTCTTGTGGAGCTAAGGGGATTCGAACCCCTGACCTCTTCGATGCGAACGAAGCGCTCTACCAACTGAGCTATAGCCCCCAGGCTGCTGCCATTCCTTCGGAAGAATTCCTGGAACAGGCAAACCGGTGTCCCTAGGCTACAAACTATCGGCGCGCTTCGCCAGCCAGCTTCCGAATGTCTCACTTCCGTACCGGTGTTCCGGGACCAGGTTCCCGCCTTCCCGCAGGTATTTGCCGACGGCTCCGGGCAAGGGCAACCGGACCAGGCGCGCACGGGATCCGCTAAGGCGCTTCCAGGTTTCGGCCAGTTCCGCCATTCCGTTGACTTCCGGCCCGCCTACAGTCCGGAGTCGGTGCAGCTCCTGCGAGGGCTCTTCGAAGGCTGCTTCGAGCAGTGCCGAGGCAGCCTCGCCCGGCGCGATGGTCTGAAACCGCGCGCCCTTGATCACCGGGACGAGTCCCACCTTCGCACCGGCTGCGAACAGCTGTACCAGAAGGCTGTGAAACTGGGTGGCGCGCACCGTGACGGTCTCCAGGGCCGACGCCGCATAGCGGCCTTCCTTAGCCGCCTTCGACCGGTAAAAGCGCAGGGGCACCTGGTCGCAGTTGATGATGGACAGCAGGACAGCCTTGCGTACACCCGCGGCGTGCGCGGCGCTGAGAAGGCGGGCACCGCCGTCGGCAAAGTCTCTGAGGGCCCTTCCAGATCTGCCCTCCAGGCAGTCAATCACGACGGCGGCACCGGCCAGGGCGGCGACCAGCCCTTCACCCGTGGTGACGTCCGCGCGGTAGTACTCCGCGCCGTCGTCCGCCCCTTCGGCACCGGGGGCGGGCGGGTTGCGGCTGACAACGGAAACTTCGTGGCCCAATTGCAGGGCCTGGCGGACAACCTCACGGCCAACCTGGCCGGTTCCGCCGGCAACACAGATGCGGGTCATGCTCCAGAGGCTACAGGCTCAGGCCCGGCGGCGCTGCAATACGTCGTCCAGGTTGCTCAAGGCACTCTGTGCCTTGGTCAGGGGCTTGGGGGCGGCACCGCCGGCTGCCGGCGCCGCTGCCGGACCTTGCTTGAGGGACGGCTTGCCTACAGCTTTCGGAGCTTCGGGCAGGTCAAGCGGATCAGGAGCGGCACGTTCCGCCTTGGCAGCTTCCACATAGGTCGGTTTGGGCACGTCGACGGGTTCCCAGCTGGAGTCCGCGCCAGCGGCTGAGCCTGGGGCGGTGGCGGTGCGGAGCGCAGTGTCTCCGGAGGCTTTTGCCTCTGCGAGGGCCGCTTCACGCAGCTCCTGGGCCGTCAACGGCTTTACCTGGGGTTTGTTTCCCGCTTCGGCGTCAAAGAGGGGTATATCCGGGGCATCCACGGCCGGTTCCCGGTTGGGACGCGGCACCGCAGCGCGCATCTGCCGGTCCGGTGCCGTCATGGCAGCACGGAATGCAGCGTTCATTTTGGCTCGCCGGTCACGCACTGCCAGCCGTCGCAGCAAAGCGACGGCCGCGACAGCTGCGAGGAATGAACCAACGGGCAACCAGGATGAGCCCATACCGAAAGCGCGGAAGAGGCCGGCCACCACCCCGGTGAGCAGGGCTGCCACTCCAACGAGTGCGATCGCGCACCGTCCGTATCGGATCCTCAGTGCACCCGGTCGCGCCGTCGCCGGCCCGGAGCCGACTGCGGTTGTCACGGACCCCTGGGCGGATCCGGTGGCCTGCTTGGTTACCATTGATTTCTCCTGCTGGGCGGCCATTTTCATGACGTTTCCGGCTTGGGGGTCTGCGGGTTCGGCAAAGTTTATTTCGGCCATCAGTTCGGCTGCGGGTTGAAGCTGATGACGGCGGTTCCTGAGTACATAAGGGGCCACCCACACAATCCAGAGCGCAACAGCGACAACAAGGATCACTGAGCTGCTAAGGGGGAAGTCCACAATCAAAACCGTATGAGCAATTGGCCGACAGCTCTGGCATTAGCTCCGGTGTGTCGCAGGGCAGGTGGCAAATCAATGGATTTATGACGGAAGACACACCATTGGAAACCCGGGGCGTGGCCGCGAAGCCCGGCCGCAGGTCAGGCCGGGCGGCTTCGCAGCCACCTGGCCAGCAGCCCTTCGGGAACTTCCTCGGACGTCAAGGCGAAAGACCGGTGGTCCGCCCATTCGCCGTTGATATGCAGGAACCGCGGCCGGTAGCCTTCGTCCCGGAATCCGAGTTTTTCCACCACCCGCAGGCTGGGCCCGTTTTCCGGCCTGATGTTGATCTCCATCCGGTGCAACCCGAGGGTGCCGAAGCAGTAATCAGTGGCCATGGCCACAGCCGTGGGTGCGATCCCCCTGCCGGCACAGGACTTGTCCACCCAGTATCCAAGCGTCGCCATCATCGCCGAGCCCCAGACGATGGATGACACTGTGAGCTGCCCAACGATGACGGGGTCGCGCCGTGCCGGCATGCGCTCCGTGATCACAAAGGGCAGTGCCGTGGCCTGAGCAGCCTGCGCGTTGAGGGACCTGACCATTTGCCGGTAGTCCGGCAGCGCCCCTCCCGGGGCCGGGTTCGAGGCCTCCCATGGTGCCAGCCATTCGGAATTGCGGGACCGGACGGCCATCCATTCCTTGCGGTCACGGTAACGGATGGGGCGCAGAACAATGTCGCCGCATTCCAGCGTCACCGGCCAGATGCTGCCCCGCATCGGACGTTACTTGGCCAGGGAGGAGGTGAATTCCGGCAGCCACTCCCGCAGCCCGGGGCCGAGGTCGTCGCTGTCGCAGGCCAGCTGGACGCAGGCCTTAAGGTAGCTGAGCTTGTCGCCGGTGTCGTAGCGGCGGCCGCGGAACACAACGCCGTAAACGCCATACCCTTCGCCCTCCCCTGCAGCAAGTTCCTGGAGGGCGTCCGTCAGCTGAATTTCCCCGCCCCTGCCCGGTTCGGTTCGTTCGAGGACATCGAAGACCGCGGGGTGGAGAACATAGCGGCCGATCACGGCCAGGTTGGACGGCGCCTCCGCGGCGTCCGGCTTTTCCACGAGCTTCCTGATCCGCACGAAGCCGTTCATGTCGGTCTCGTCGATGTCCGCGCAGCCATAGGCACTGATCTGGGAAGGCTCCACCTCGATGAGTGCCACCACGGAGCCACCGGTCTTGGCCTGCACTTCGATCATCTTGCTGAGCAGTTCGTCGCGCGCGTCGATGAGGTCATCGCCAAGCAGCACCGCAAAGGGCTCATGGCCGACGTGCTGCTTCGCGCGCAGCACGGCGTGGCCGAGGCCCATGGGGTCGCCCTGGCGAACGTAGTGGATGTCGCCGAGGTTGCTCGCGGCCTGGATCGCTTCGAGCTTGGCGGTGTCCCCCTTGGCTTCAAGGGTGGCCTCCAGCGAAGGGACCCGGTCGAAGTGGTCTTCGAGGGCGCGCTTGTTCCGGCCGGTGATCATCAGGATGTCGGTGAGGCCTACGTTAACGGCTTCTTCGACGACATACTGGATCGCGGGCTTGTCCACAACCGGCAGCATTTCCTTGGGCATGGCCTTGGTCGCCGGAAGGAACCGGGTGCCGAGGCCGGCAGCGGGAATGACAGCCTTGCGGACGGAGGTATTGGTGGTAGTCACTGGACTAATCTAACGTCAGGGACCAAACATTGGGTAATTGCCTGAACCGCCATGGCTGGCCCCGCACGGGGCCTCCGGTCACGGCCTCTTGACTTGGAAGGACGGCATCGATGCCATCGAAGGAAGAGATCCGCTCGGCCCACAGAAGCCAGCGTGCCACCTTCTCTCCCGCTGCCCTGGAT
Above is a window of Arthrobacter sp. FB24 DNA encoding:
- a CDS encoding ABC-F family ATP-binding cassette domain-containing protein, coding for MSLVRLQDVSVRFDNTQILREAFFRLEPRDRVGLIGKNGSGKTTMLQLILDRITPESGTVTVEPGTRIGYFSQFSELNGASTITDVLDGLFSEIKAVEAELASIDTAIAGDPAGAELDRLIARQAELFEDMDRLDGWDYPRRIDKVLTTLGFSDAHRVCAIDELSGGWRNRAALAKILLEDPDVLLLDEPTNFLDVAGVEWLESWFRDFKGAAIIVSHDRKFLDAVVTRIIEVENFHLHEYPGNFGEYIVQKQFRLKSLEQQFVHESELLAFEAEGIADRREAAKAASRGLGNQLAKIKKSRTPRPVDQIVTEIYGGLHVKDVLCRVEGLGKSYGDKALFTGLGFEIRRGNRIVVLGANGSGKSTLLKVLTGEEEADAGVVSWAKGPGFVSYNRMLEELDDADTVSHAVNALPDSLAFSATRKSVNRFLAMFQFSEADLKQKIGNLSGGQKARVAMAQCLLSGASVLLLDEPTNHLDLSSTQVMERALMHFPGAVVVVSHDRFFSEKIANRYLVFGADAALPGEVEVRAA
- the galU gene encoding UTP--glucose-1-phosphate uridylyltransferase GalU encodes the protein MTTTNTSVRKAVIPAAGLGTRFLPATKAMPKEMLPVVDKPAIQYVVEEAVNVGLTDILMITGRNKRALEDHFDRVPSLEATLEAKGDTAKLEAIQAASNLGDIHYVRQGDPMGLGHAVLRAKQHVGHEPFAVLLGDDLIDARDELLSKMIEVQAKTGGSVVALIEVEPSQISAYGCADIDETDMNGFVRIRKLVEKPDAAEAPSNLAVIGRYVLHPAVFDVLERTEPGRGGEIQLTDALQELAAGEGEGYGVYGVVFRGRRYDTGDKLSYLKACVQLACDSDDLGPGLREWLPEFTSSLAK
- a CDS encoding GNAT family N-acetyltransferase codes for the protein MRGSIWPVTLECGDIVLRPIRYRDRKEWMAVRSRNSEWLAPWEASNPAPGGALPDYRQMVRSLNAQAAQATALPFVITERMPARRDPVIVGQLTVSSIVWGSAMMATLGYWVDKSCAGRGIAPTAVAMATDYCFGTLGLHRMEINIRPENGPSLRVVEKLGFRDEGYRPRFLHINGEWADHRSFALTSEEVPEGLLARWLRSRPA
- a CDS encoding SDR family oxidoreductase; this translates as MTRICVAGGTGQVGREVVRQALQLGHEVSVVSRNPPAPGAEGADDGAEYYRADVTTGEGLVAALAGAAVVIDCLEGRSGRALRDFADGGARLLSAAHAAGVRKAVLLSIINCDQVPLRFYRSKAAKEGRYAASALETVTVRATQFHSLLVQLFAAGAKVGLVPVIKGARFQTIAPGEAASALLEAAFEEPSQELHRLRTVGGPEVNGMAELAETWKRLSGSRARLVRLPLPGAVGKYLREGGNLVPEHRYGSETFGSWLAKRADSL
- a CDS encoding S1 family peptidase; its protein translation is MSPLLSALFAAVLAASSAAPALAVYNGSRADSDEYAWAVRLELAYPEGIASCTGSLIAEDTVVTAAHCIRNNGRSPSAIAVTFHYGQKRSEYTIGVATAVPMPHYDPARIKDDIALLFLESAVSEPTIELASKPAPVGAEVTVAGYGCTGDPFNLAVQCDPAPRLVETTLTAVPAEACPDIAGPWQFCTYSPHTSANRGDSGGPVIWSDHGDQKLIGVTNAIELPPAPTYLNLSASVPYELEWIRATAGLR